In the Candidatus Ryanbacteria bacterium CG10_big_fil_rev_8_21_14_0_10_43_42 genome, CGTACTTTTTCATGAAAGTCTATTTTTTCGGCATCGAAACGTGATGTCGCTTCTTCTCGCGTAAGAATCATTTTTGGATCAGCATCGAGAAGGAATATTATATCGGGCCATATGCCTTTTCGTGCGCGCGCGCTTTTTTTCTTTATATGATCAATGGATATACCGCGTGCATATCCTTGATAGGCAATAGTAGAAGGCTCGAATCTATCCAGGAGAATAATCTTTTTTTCCTGTAGGGCCGGAATAATGGTGTTTTGTATGTGAAGTGCGCGATCTCTGCAAAACAAATTAAGTTCCTCTTCCGGTGTGAGTACGCCTTTCATGTCTAAGAGTTTCGTGCGAATAGAGGGGTCGCCTCCACCCGGTTCATGGCTTGAGAGTACCGTATATCCATGCGCTTTAAGATATTCTTTCGTGTACGCAATTTGAGTTGTCTTGCCGGCTTTTTCACCTCCCTCAAAGAGAATCAGCATACCTTGTGATGGGGTGATTTCAGTCATACAATGGAAGTATATCATAAAAAAGAATACCTGTATGAAGCAGTATATTGATGCGCTTACCCATATTATGGATCATGGAGTTGATAGACCTACGCGTACGGGGGTAGATACGCGTGGTGTATTTGGTATGCAGATGCGCTATGCTATGGCGGATGGATTTCCAGCGGTCACCACGAAAAAACTTGCATTTAAATCCATTACAGCGGAACTTCTTTGGCTTCTGTCGGGGAGTTCCGATGTAAAAGATTTACAGAAATTGGGATCCCATATATGGGACGCTAATGCCAATGCGGATTATTGGAAACCGAAAGCGCGTTTTGAAGGTGATCTGGGACGCGTATATGGCGTGCAGTGGCGTTCGTGGAAAGCACCGGATGGTAGAGAGATTGATCAGATAGCGGAAGCCATACGTCGTATTAAAGAAACGCCTCATGATAGGCGTATTATTGTAACAGCGTGGAATCCTGGAGAATTGGATCAGATGGCACTTCCGCCATGTCATGCTTTTTTTCAGTTTTCTGTGGCTGATAGCAAACTTTCATTGCAAATGTACCAGCGGTCATGCGATATGTTTTTAGGCGTTCCGTTCAATATTGCTTCGTATGCGCTTTTACTGCATATGGTGGCGCAGGTTACGGACCTGGTGCCGGGTGATTTTATTCATACGTTAGGAGACGCGCATATCTACCATAATCATTTTGATCAGGTGCGTGAGCAGATATCACGAACGCCGTATCCATCACCTAAACTTGTTCTGCGTTCGGCTGTGCGTAACATTAATGATTTTACTATGAAGGATATTACGTTGGAGCATTATCAGCATCACCCTTCCATTAAGGCGGATATGGCCGTTTAACTCTATGAATATATCGATTATAGCGGCCATGGGGGAGAATGGTGTGATTGGTAATAAGGGAAAGTTGCCGTGGGATATGCCTGCAGACATGCGGCATTTTCGCTCTTGCACGGTAGGGAGACCGGTAGTGATGGGGAGTAAGACATTCGCATCCATTGGTCATCCGCTTTCAGAAAGAAAAAATATCATACTTACCCGCAACAAGGCGTATATCGCGGCACATGGGTGTTTAGTTATGTATTCACCTCACGAAATTATGGAAAAATATAAAGAAGAACAGGAACTTATGGTTATTGGAGGTGCCGGAATATATGAAACATTTCTTCCGTACGCACATTATATGTATCTAACATACATTAAACATGTTTTTGAAGGGGATGTATATTTTCCATCGTTTAATGAAGACGAATGGAGTGAAATATCGCGAGAAGACCACGAAGCCGATAAAGAAAATCCATACCCATATGCATTCATTACCCGTAAGCGAAAATGTATATGAAAATTTCAATAAAACGAATAGATAAAACATTGCCGTTGCCGGAATATAAAACAGAAGGAGCGGCGGCTTTTGATATGTATGCACGCGTAGATGTGGTTATAGAGCCGGGAACAATTGGTATTATTCCCTCAAATCTTATCATTAAATCCCCGCCGGATTATGTTCTTATTATGGCATCTCGCTCCAGTACGCCAAAGCGCGGACTTATTATTCCGCATGGCATTGGTATCGTGGACGGGGATTATTGTGGAAACAAAGATGAGCTTGGGTGTCAGGTATACAACATCACAAAAGACCCTGTACATATTAAACGAGGGGAACGCATTGGACAGGCTCTGTTTGTGCGTCTGGGAAAAGTATCTAAGTGGGAAGAAACAGATTCGATGGAGAACAATAGCAGGGGAGGGTTTGGTAGTACGGGAATTACGTAAGATTAATGGTTATTTTTCCGGGTAAACGAAAGTGTTTGGAAAGCACTGCTGTGCGGGACTGATTAGTATAATGGGATGTTTCAACCTCATCATAATGCTTTTCGGGAAGATGGGTTAAATGTTCAAAGCGAAATTTGGCAATAGGTTGTCCATCGCGCAGAGCCACGTCTTGAAAAAGGGGACGCACTTCCATAACAGCGGTTCGTCCTTTTCCTTCGCCATCTTTCCCCCATCCCCATCCGGGATCAAAAAATCCCGCATAGTGCGAACGGAATTCACCGGCGCGTTCGTCCATGGGAACAATTTCGGAAGCAAGATAGGGAGGTACACGAATAGCTTCTTTTGTGCGAAGAATATAAAAATGCCCTTGCTTTAAAAGAATGCGTCCGTTTCTACAAAACACGGGGCGGAAAAAGGTGAATGGGTCATGTTCACGTTTTTTAGAGAGGTCTAATACGGCATTTCCCGGAATACTTTCCCATCCGACATGTTCTCCGGAAAGATCCACGGTAAGAATAAGAGATCCGTCTCGGTCGCTCATATGAAGATTTTGATAACGTATGGGTGTGCCAGAAGCATCCCATAAGAGTTTATCGCGTTCAATTGCGAGTTGCAATTCGAGTTCCGAAAGGCGGGTGTCATGTGTGAAAAACCGTATTTGGGAAAGTTTTTCTCCGGGCGGTATGTTGGTTGAAAATGAATTGGGTGTAATAGTTACCCATAATTCTCCTTTATATCCGGCGGGAGCAAAGTCAAAGCGCGGTATGCCGTCTGCGAGGACGCGTACATGTATATCATTTCGGCCGGTACTTGATTTGGGATTACAGTAAGCATATACCTCATGAGGGAGCGCAAGAGATTCCCGAAGACGAGCCAGATAAGTATTACCCCTTATTAGTGGTTCGTGTGGCGCGTGCGGCGTTGTATGTACTTCTTTCATGAGGTTGCGTATGGATTCGTTTGGGTATGGAAGAAATACTTCATTAATGCGGTACAATTCGTCTGATAATGCGAGATCGAGAGATGCGGGGCTTATGTTTTCCATTTCTGCGCCATGAATATGGCCCGCATTGATAAGATCGCGAATCAGCTGAACGGGAAGGGCGCCTATGTTTTTGGTAGTCATGGTCTTAGATTATCACCCGTTCGAAAGAAGGGCAATTTTTGCGAATTTGCAAAGCAATGTATAATGACTATATGGAATCCCCCACAACATTTGTCATATTTGGTGCCACTGGAGATCTCGCGCGGAAAAAACTAATTCCGGCACTGTTTGATTTATATGTAAAAAAAATGTTGCCGGATGTTTTTTATATTATGGGGTTTTCCCGGCGAGTTTGTGAGATAGAAACATTTCATGATATGGTGCGGGATGCTATTGGGGAGAAAATGCATAATCACGCGAAGGAAAAGGAGGATGCTTTTTTAAAACATGTTTCGTATGTGCAAGGATCGTTCGAAGATGCTGAAGCATATAAAAATCTTGCCGAAGCCCTTATAACTCTTGATAACATTCTTGCAAAAAAATGTTCTAATAAGATTTTTTATCTTGCGGTTCCTCCCATATCGTTTGCGTCTATTTTTACAAATTTGGCGGATGCAGGTCTTTCCATTCCGTGTGTGGGTGGGTGGACGCGTATTTTGGTGGAAAAGCCGTTTGGAAAAGATTTGCATACGGCGCAGGAACTTGATGCAACGTTGGGACTACTCTTTAAAGAAGAGCAGATTTTTCGTATTGACCATTATCTTGCTAAAGAAACAATACAGAATATTATTGCATTTCGTTTTGCAAACACCATTTTTGGTCCGCTTTGGGATAAAGACCATATAGAAAAGGTGGAAGTGCAATTGTTGGAAGATATCGATGTGGGCACGCGCGGATCATTTTATGATGGCGTAGGAGCGCTTAGAGATTTGGGGCAAAGTCATATTCTTCAAATGGTGGCGCTTATTGCTATGGAAGATCCGAAAGAGTTGGATGCGTCTTTAATTCGTGCGGCGCGCGCAAAGGTATTTACGTGCCTGCGTCCTTTTACAAAAAATGATATCAAAACACAGGTGGTACGCGGACAGTACGTTGGTTATCGGGATACGAAAGGTGTCGATCCCAATTCCGCAACGGAGACATATTTTCGTATGAAGACATATATTGATAATGAACGATGGCGCGATGTGCCGTTTTATTTGGAAGCGGGAAAAGCACTGCATGAGAAACGAACAGAGATAACCTTATATTTTCGGGAAAAGGTATCGTGTGTATGTCCGAAGGATACCGATCAGCATCATCAAAATATGTTAACCATTCGTCTTCAGCCGAATGAAGGAATGTCCCTTTTATTCTGGGTAAAAAAACCCGGGTTTGGCATGGATTTAGAGCCACAGCGCTTATCGTTTTCGTACGCTGATTCTCCCAACGCTGTTATGTTCCCGGATGCTTATGAGCGCGTACTTCATGATTGCGTTCGGGGAGATCAGACATTATTTGCAAGTACGGAAGAAGTTAATGCGGAGTGGAAGTTTATAACACCCATACTCCAGAATTGGCAGGATAATCCCTTGATGGAGTATGAAAAAGGGAGCAAGCCCAAGCATACTATAAGCTAATATAAAAACATATGAAGCTAGGTTATATCGGTCTTGGAAAAATGGGACTTAATATGGTGGAGCACTTGCTTGAACAAAAGCATGAACTTGTTGTCTTTGATGAAAATAGAGAGGTTATGCAACGCATTGCGTGGGGTGGCGTGAAAACCGCTACATCTGTGTGGGACGTTGTTAATTCGCTCGAAGGACCGCGCCTTATCTGGCTTATGGTGCCGCATACCGTGGTGGATGCAGTAATTGATGATTTAATTCCCATCTTGAAGGAAGACGATACCATTATCGATGGCGGAAATTCGTTCTATAAAAATTCAATGGCGAATGCAAAAAAGTTGGAAGAGGTGGGAATTAATTTTTTGGACGTAGGGACATCGGGAGGGCCTAAGGGCGCGCGTGATGGAGCATGTCTTATGATTGGGGGCAAAAAAGAAATATACAAAAAGTTTGAACCGTTATTCAAGGACATTGCCGCTCCCGATGCGTATGGTTATATGGGACCATCCGGTGCGGGACATTTTGTTAAGATGGTGCATAACGGTATTGAGTACGGTATGATGCAAGCAATGGGAGAGGGTTTTCAAATTATGCAGACATCTCCTTTTGGTTTGGATTTGCCTAAAATAGCCGATGTATATAATCATCGTTCTGTGGTGGAGTCACGTCTCACGGAGTGGCTGGTGGAAGCGTATAAGACGCATGGCGCTGACCTTGCCGATATTTCCGGTTCAGTCAAGCAAAGCGGAGAAGGGCTTTGGACTGTAGAGGCGGCGAAAGAGCTGGGCGTGTCAGCACCCATTATTGAAGGCGCGGTAAAATTTCGTACGGAGTCGGAACATAATCCCAGTTATGCGGGGAAGATATTGTCGGCTTTGCGCACCACTTTTGGGGGGCATGAGGTAAAAAAATGATATGAAGCTTTTTTATGAAAAAACGGCGTTAATAGAAGATAGGGAGCTTTTGGAAACGGAAGGTTTGCTTACGGACTACGTAAATCACATGCGGTCCGTTATTTCCGCGGGAGAGTATGAAGCGCCGGAAGCATCAGTTAATTTGCCATCCGATGATAATCTTTTAGCAAATATTTTACGCATAAAAGAAAAAAAAGTATCTTCAGCACTTAAGTATATTGTAGTTATTGGTATTGGCGGCTCTAACTTGGGTACGCAAGCGGTATATAATGCAATGCGCGGATACGCGGATGCGCTTGAGCCGGATATCTATCCGAAAATATTTTTTGCGGATACAAACGATAACGAGTTCACAAAAAAACTGTGTGCTTTTTTGTGTTCACATATAACC is a window encoding:
- a CDS encoding thymidylate synthase, with protein sequence MKQYIDALTHIMDHGVDRPTRTGVDTRGVFGMQMRYAMADGFPAVTTKKLAFKSITAELLWLLSGSSDVKDLQKLGSHIWDANANADYWKPKARFEGDLGRVYGVQWRSWKAPDGREIDQIAEAIRRIKETPHDRRIIVTAWNPGELDQMALPPCHAFFQFSVADSKLSLQMYQRSCDMFLGVPFNIASYALLLHMVAQVTDLVPGDFIHTLGDAHIYHNHFDQVREQISRTPYPSPKLVLRSAVRNINDFTMKDITLEHYQHHPSIKADMAV
- a CDS encoding dihydrofolate reductase gives rise to the protein MNISIIAAMGENGVIGNKGKLPWDMPADMRHFRSCTVGRPVVMGSKTFASIGHPLSERKNIILTRNKAYIAAHGCLVMYSPHEIMEKYKEEQELMVIGGAGIYETFLPYAHYMYLTYIKHVFEGDVYFPSFNEDEWSEISREDHEADKENPYPYAFITRKRKCI
- a CDS encoding 2'-deoxycytidine 5'-triphosphate deaminase, with the translated sequence MTTKNIGALPVQLIRDLINAGHIHGAEMENISPASLDLALSDELYRINEVFLPYPNESIRNLMKEVHTTPHAPHEPLIRGNTYLARLRESLALPHEVYAYCNPKSSTGRNDIHVRVLADGIPRFDFAPAGYKGELWVTITPNSFSTNIPPGEKLSQIRFFTHDTRLSELELQLAIERDKLLWDASGTPIRYQNLHMSDRDGSLILTVDLSGEHVGWESIPGNAVLDLSKKREHDPFTFFRPVFCRNGRILLKQGHFYILRTKEAIRVPPYLASEIVPMDERAGEFRSHYAGFFDPGWGWGKDGEGKGRTAVMEVRPLFQDVALRDGQPIAKFRFEHLTHLPEKHYDEVETSHYTNQSRTAVLSKHFRLPGKITINLT
- the gnd gene encoding 6-phosphogluconate dehydrogenase (decarboxylating), yielding MKLGYIGLGKMGLNMVEHLLEQKHELVVFDENREVMQRIAWGGVKTATSVWDVVNSLEGPRLIWLMVPHTVVDAVIDDLIPILKEDDTIIDGGNSFYKNSMANAKKLEEVGINFLDVGTSGGPKGARDGACLMIGGKKEIYKKFEPLFKDIAAPDAYGYMGPSGAGHFVKMVHNGIEYGMMQAMGEGFQIMQTSPFGLDLPKIADVYNHRSVVESRLTEWLVEAYKTHGADLADISGSVKQSGEGLWTVEAAKELGVSAPIIEGAVKFRTESEHNPSYAGKILSALRTTFGGHEVKK
- a CDS encoding dUTP diphosphatase — encoded protein: MKISIKRIDKTLPLPEYKTEGAAAFDMYARVDVVIEPGTIGIIPSNLIIKSPPDYVLIMASRSSTPKRGLIIPHGIGIVDGDYCGNKDELGCQVYNITKDPVHIKRGERIGQALFVRLGKVSKWEETDSMENNSRGGFGSTGIT
- the zwf gene encoding glucose-6-phosphate dehydrogenase produces the protein MYNDYMESPTTFVIFGATGDLARKKLIPALFDLYVKKMLPDVFYIMGFSRRVCEIETFHDMVRDAIGEKMHNHAKEKEDAFLKHVSYVQGSFEDAEAYKNLAEALITLDNILAKKCSNKIFYLAVPPISFASIFTNLADAGLSIPCVGGWTRILVEKPFGKDLHTAQELDATLGLLFKEEQIFRIDHYLAKETIQNIIAFRFANTIFGPLWDKDHIEKVEVQLLEDIDVGTRGSFYDGVGALRDLGQSHILQMVALIAMEDPKELDASLIRAARAKVFTCLRPFTKNDIKTQVVRGQYVGYRDTKGVDPNSATETYFRMKTYIDNERWRDVPFYLEAGKALHEKRTEITLYFREKVSCVCPKDTDQHHQNMLTIRLQPNEGMSLLFWVKKPGFGMDLEPQRLSFSYADSPNAVMFPDAYERVLHDCVRGDQTLFASTEEVNAEWKFITPILQNWQDNPLMEYEKGSKPKHTIS
- the tmk gene encoding dTMP kinase, which produces MIYFHCMTEITPSQGMLILFEGGEKAGKTTQIAYTKEYLKAHGYTVLSSHEPGGGDPSIRTKLLDMKGVLTPEEELNLFCRDRALHIQNTIIPALQEKKIILLDRFEPSTIAYQGYARGISIDHIKKKSARARKGIWPDIIFLLDADPKMILTREEATSRFDAEKIDFHEKVRNGFLAQAKEDSATWHIINALQTREDVWEAIKKKIDTFLSLR